One Podarcis muralis chromosome 1, rPodMur119.hap1.1, whole genome shotgun sequence genomic window carries:
- the PDE1A gene encoding dual specificity calcium/calmodulin-dependent 3',5'-cyclic nucleotide phosphodiesterase 1A isoform X1 — MAMGSTGTETTPGMESAPLKYPIGGHTEKMWQRLKGILRCLVKQLEKGDVNVVDLKKNIEYAASVLEAVYIDETRRLLDTEDELSDIQSDAVPLEVRDWLASTFTRKMGMTKRRPEEKPKFRSIVHAVQAGIFVERMYRKTSSMVGLAYPAEVMLAFKDVDKWSFDVFALNDASGGHSLKFMMYELFTRYDLLNRFKIPVPSLILFGEALETGYSKHRNPYHNLIHAADVTHTVHCIMLLTGIMHWLTELEILAMIFAATIHDYEHTGTTNNFHIQTRSDVAILYNDRSVLENHHVSAAYKIMQEEEMNILVNLTKDEWRELRTLVIEMVLSTDMSGHFQQIKTMRHSLQQTEGIDKAKAMSLILHAADISHPSKIWKLHYRWTMALMEEFFRQGDKEAELGLPFSPLCDRKSTMVAQSQIGFIDFIVKPTFALLTDSMEKIVFPLIEEASKSGSPSFSSALSDIAGGSSVEVHRRTHAKNSGCVGGSCSENSLTTVDLRSFKDTLFQIIQENKDRWKELAEKEEQVPKAGGERKEQKGQSRRATDPLLEEVATETPNEKSKESGGERPSVDLSHTSVVLQVHSLNSLPKPSDSEISPKDSLNEKETADVQQDTKPCAPLNGEPNLNKTPEVTPEEQKQKLLRN, encoded by the exons attAAGATGTTTGGTGAAGCAGCTGGAGAAAGGTGACGTTAATGTGGTCGATTTGAAGAAGAATATTGAATATGCTGCATCTGTCCTGGAGGCTGTATATATTGACGAAACAAG GAGACTCTTGGATACAGAGGATGAGCTGTCGGATATCCAGTCAGATGCAGTCCCGCTGGAAGTACGGGATTGGTTGGCGTCCACCTTCACGAGGAAAATGGGGATGACCAAAAGGAGGCCAGAGGAGAAACCAAAGTTTCGAAGCATTGTGCATGCTGTACAAGCAGGGATTTTTGTAGAAAG AATGTATCGAAAGACCTCTAGCATGGTCGGCTTGGCCTATCCAGCTGAAGTGATGTTAGCTTTTAAG GATGTTGATAAATGGTCCTTTGACGTGTTTGCCCTAAATGATGCAAGTGGGGGACACAGCCTGAAATTTATGATGTATGAATTATTTACCAGATATGATCTATTGAACCGTTTCAAG ATCCCTGTTCCTAGCCTTATTTTGTTTGGAGAAGCGTTGGAAACTGGCTACAGCAAACACCGAAACCCTTACCACAACTTAATCCACGCCGCTGATGTCACCCACACTGTGCATTGCATCATGCTTCTTACGGGGATCATG CACTGGCTCACCGAACTGGAAATATTAGCAATGATCTTTGCAGCTACAATCCATGACTACGAGCACACCGGGACTACGAACAACTTTCACATCCAGACCAG GTCAGATGTTGCCATTTTGTACAACGATCgctccgttcttgaaaaccatcaTGTAAGTGCTGCTTATAAGATTatgcaagaagaagaaatgaacatTCTGGTGAACCTAACCAAAGATGAGTGGAG GGAGCTGCGCACCCTCGTCATCGAGATGGTCTTATCAACTGACATGTCAGGCCATTTCCAACAGATCAAAACAATGAGGCACAGTCTGCAGCAGACCGAGGG GATAGACAAAGCCAAAGCCATGTCCCTGATCCTACATGCGGCCGACATCAGCCATCCATCAAAAATCTGGAAGCTGCATTACCGGTGGACAATGGCACTGATGGAAGAATTTTTTCGACAG GGAGACAAAGAGGCAGAACTGGGGCTACCGTTTTCTCCTCTCTGTGACCGCAAATCCACCATGGTGGCACAGTCCCAAATAG GTTTCATAGATTTCATAGTAAAGCCAACATTTGCTCTTCTTACTGACTCCATGGAGAAAATAGTTTTTCCTCTTATAGAGGAAGCGTCAAAATCTGGAAGCCCTTCCTTCTCGTCAGCACTAAG TGACATCGCTGGAGGATCCAGTGTGGAGGTACACAGAAGAACACATGCTAAAAATTCCGGGTGTGTTGGCGGGTCTTGCTCAGAAAACTCTTTGACCACCGTAGACTTAAGAAGCTTTAAAGACACCCTGTTTCAGATCATACAAGAGAACAAAGACAGGTGGAAAGAGTTAGCAGAAAAAG AAGAACAAGTGCCAAAAgctggtggggagagaaaggaacagaaaggCCAAAGCCGACGTGCCACAGACCCGTTGCTAGAGGAGGTGGCAACAGAGACACCAAATGAGAAGAGCAAGGAAAGCGGTGGTGAAAGGCCATCTGTGGACTTGTCCCATACCTCTGTCGTCCTTCAAGTGCACTCTCTCAATTCCCTGCCCAAACCATCTGACTCTGAGATCTCACCAAAggattctttgaatgaaaaagAGACTGCGGATGTACAGCAAGACACAAAACCTTGTGCTCCGCTAAATG
- the PDE1A gene encoding dual specificity calcium/calmodulin-dependent 3',5'-cyclic nucleotide phosphodiesterase 1A isoform X2 has protein sequence MADCVTIRKKHLQRPIFRLRCLVKQLEKGDVNVVDLKKNIEYAASVLEAVYIDETRRLLDTEDELSDIQSDAVPLEVRDWLASTFTRKMGMTKRRPEEKPKFRSIVHAVQAGIFVERMYRKTSSMVGLAYPAEVMLAFKDVDKWSFDVFALNDASGGHSLKFMMYELFTRYDLLNRFKIPVPSLILFGEALETGYSKHRNPYHNLIHAADVTHTVHCIMLLTGIMHWLTELEILAMIFAATIHDYEHTGTTNNFHIQTRSDVAILYNDRSVLENHHVSAAYKIMQEEEMNILVNLTKDEWRELRTLVIEMVLSTDMSGHFQQIKTMRHSLQQTEGIDKAKAMSLILHAADISHPSKIWKLHYRWTMALMEEFFRQGDKEAELGLPFSPLCDRKSTMVAQSQIGFIDFIVKPTFALLTDSMEKIVFPLIEEASKSGSPSFSSALSDIAGGSSVEVHRRTHAKNSGCVGGSCSENSLTTVDLRSFKDTLFQIIQENKDRWKELAEKEEQVPKAGGERKEQKGQSRRATDPLLEEVATETPNEKSKESGGERPSVDLSHTSVVLQVHSLNSLPKPSDSEISPKDSLNEKETADVQQDTKPCAPLNGEPNLNKTPEVTPEEQKQKLLRN, from the exons attAAGATGTTTGGTGAAGCAGCTGGAGAAAGGTGACGTTAATGTGGTCGATTTGAAGAAGAATATTGAATATGCTGCATCTGTCCTGGAGGCTGTATATATTGACGAAACAAG GAGACTCTTGGATACAGAGGATGAGCTGTCGGATATCCAGTCAGATGCAGTCCCGCTGGAAGTACGGGATTGGTTGGCGTCCACCTTCACGAGGAAAATGGGGATGACCAAAAGGAGGCCAGAGGAGAAACCAAAGTTTCGAAGCATTGTGCATGCTGTACAAGCAGGGATTTTTGTAGAAAG AATGTATCGAAAGACCTCTAGCATGGTCGGCTTGGCCTATCCAGCTGAAGTGATGTTAGCTTTTAAG GATGTTGATAAATGGTCCTTTGACGTGTTTGCCCTAAATGATGCAAGTGGGGGACACAGCCTGAAATTTATGATGTATGAATTATTTACCAGATATGATCTATTGAACCGTTTCAAG ATCCCTGTTCCTAGCCTTATTTTGTTTGGAGAAGCGTTGGAAACTGGCTACAGCAAACACCGAAACCCTTACCACAACTTAATCCACGCCGCTGATGTCACCCACACTGTGCATTGCATCATGCTTCTTACGGGGATCATG CACTGGCTCACCGAACTGGAAATATTAGCAATGATCTTTGCAGCTACAATCCATGACTACGAGCACACCGGGACTACGAACAACTTTCACATCCAGACCAG GTCAGATGTTGCCATTTTGTACAACGATCgctccgttcttgaaaaccatcaTGTAAGTGCTGCTTATAAGATTatgcaagaagaagaaatgaacatTCTGGTGAACCTAACCAAAGATGAGTGGAG GGAGCTGCGCACCCTCGTCATCGAGATGGTCTTATCAACTGACATGTCAGGCCATTTCCAACAGATCAAAACAATGAGGCACAGTCTGCAGCAGACCGAGGG GATAGACAAAGCCAAAGCCATGTCCCTGATCCTACATGCGGCCGACATCAGCCATCCATCAAAAATCTGGAAGCTGCATTACCGGTGGACAATGGCACTGATGGAAGAATTTTTTCGACAG GGAGACAAAGAGGCAGAACTGGGGCTACCGTTTTCTCCTCTCTGTGACCGCAAATCCACCATGGTGGCACAGTCCCAAATAG GTTTCATAGATTTCATAGTAAAGCCAACATTTGCTCTTCTTACTGACTCCATGGAGAAAATAGTTTTTCCTCTTATAGAGGAAGCGTCAAAATCTGGAAGCCCTTCCTTCTCGTCAGCACTAAG TGACATCGCTGGAGGATCCAGTGTGGAGGTACACAGAAGAACACATGCTAAAAATTCCGGGTGTGTTGGCGGGTCTTGCTCAGAAAACTCTTTGACCACCGTAGACTTAAGAAGCTTTAAAGACACCCTGTTTCAGATCATACAAGAGAACAAAGACAGGTGGAAAGAGTTAGCAGAAAAAG AAGAACAAGTGCCAAAAgctggtggggagagaaaggaacagaaaggCCAAAGCCGACGTGCCACAGACCCGTTGCTAGAGGAGGTGGCAACAGAGACACCAAATGAGAAGAGCAAGGAAAGCGGTGGTGAAAGGCCATCTGTGGACTTGTCCCATACCTCTGTCGTCCTTCAAGTGCACTCTCTCAATTCCCTGCCCAAACCATCTGACTCTGAGATCTCACCAAAggattctttgaatgaaaaagAGACTGCGGATGTACAGCAAGACACAAAACCTTGTGCTCCGCTAAATG